A region from the Candidatus Bathyarchaeota archaeon genome encodes:
- a CDS encoding ATP-dependent DNA ligase: protein YIVRLILQDLKLGYHEPSVKYAVARVLGIDKDLLEQACSIMGVTGALLHAIKGNKELSKIKLRPGRFLPPQLAHLYDPDKVQFPARIEYKYDGSRLQIHKWGTQVWLFSRRAVEKSKTLPEIANLAKEFNAHSCIVDGEVVATDSKGNLLPFQDLLIRTVPREYEEKRAKEIGLTFKAFDILYLNERNFMGLPLRERREYLKIVVPQEYLASGTDCTDEHSLMKFYQMCLDEGLEGVVVKNLNSVYEPGERTYTWLKLKPERDTLDCVVVKALYGKGYRAGFYSSFLLAVRDPFQKKLYTIGKVSNISEEVMASLRSIVERSKIGEDEEGVYVKPSIVLEVTFQEIQTTDEYTSGFALRVPKYVRLRDDKSVNEIDTIEKVRKLYEIQYEERYKVKDIS from the coding sequence AGTACATTGTACGCCTCATCCTCCAAGACCTTAAACTCGGTTATCACGAGCCATCAGTTAAGTACGCTGTTGCACGGGTCTTAGGCATAGACAAGGATCTTCTGGAACAAGCCTGCTCGATTATGGGTGTAACAGGAGCTTTGCTTCATGCCATTAAAGGAAACAAAGAACTTTCCAAAATAAAGTTACGCCCCGGAAGATTCCTACCGCCACAGCTGGCTCACCTATATGATCCAGATAAGGTTCAATTCCCGGCTAGAATCGAGTACAAGTATGATGGAAGTCGACTACAGATTCATAAGTGGGGAACACAAGTATGGCTATTTTCAAGAAGAGCTGTTGAAAAGTCGAAAACCTTGCCTGAAATTGCTAATTTGGCGAAGGAGTTCAATGCCCATTCATGTATTGTAGACGGGGAAGTAGTTGCCACCGATTCCAAGGGAAATCTCCTTCCGTTCCAAGACCTATTAATCCGCACTGTTCCGAGGGAATATGAAGAAAAAAGGGCGAAAGAAATCGGTTTAACTTTCAAAGCATTTGACATCCTATATCTCAATGAAAGAAATTTTATGGGCTTACCTTTACGGGAGCGTCGCGAATACTTGAAAATCGTTGTTCCCCAGGAATACTTGGCCAGCGGGACGGACTGTACCGATGAACATTCATTGATGAAATTTTATCAGATGTGTTTAGACGAGGGTTTAGAAGGGGTGGTTGTTAAAAATTTAAACTCAGTCTACGAACCCGGAGAGAGGACGTACACATGGTTAAAATTGAAACCTGAACGTGACACATTGGATTGCGTGGTAGTAAAGGCTCTTTACGGTAAAGGGTATCGCGCTGGATTTTATTCGTCATTTCTGTTAGCCGTTAGAGATCCATTTCAGAAAAAACTTTACACAATAGGGAAAGTTTCAAATATCTCGGAAGAAGTGATGGCCAGTCTTCGTAGTATTGTCGAACGTTCAAAAATCGGAGAGGACGAGGAAGGCGTATACGTTAAGCCCTCAATTGTGTTGGAGGTTACCTTCCAAGAGATTCAAACGACAGATGAATACACAAGTGGTTTCGCTTTAAGAGTTCCGAAATACGTGAGACTTAGAGATGATAAGTCTGTTAATGAAATTGACACGATTGAGAAGGTACGTAAACTCTACGAAATCCAATATGAAGAAAGATACAAAGTAAAGGACATTTCCTGA